In a single window of the Deltaproteobacteria bacterium genome:
- a CDS encoding response regulator has product MSEGVQILLVEDDPAERRAAGRALAQTGRVVTEAASGAEALGVLRRGGDFVVVLGLALPDMDGRDLLVRIAADHPDTPAVIVTSVDDVAVAIDALQCGAWEYVVRRADGSHLVHLPGVLARTLERRELVRDRNRCREEVEALALALRGTTDGVVVLDPGGRVAFVNLALAHAWRQPESTIVGRFLGDFVGTPGGQADLGDVLAAVGEGGRWSGELRTRGIEPPQGVWDVTLTPLGSPAPAPGHARTAVGIFRDMSEKYALEQLRADFLSMITHDIKVPLTVILGYTEMLTDPEPPPDQIPPEVLTRIRESGETIHGLVCNFLDLSRIEAGRMTLDPRPFDLAEMLAHAVEHYGSTARRKGVRLALETERLPALVADESQLQRVVANLLGNAIKYTAAGGRVTVSAARQDGRVAVVFRDTGHGIPADEMPHLFEKYRRVRQAKRTEGTGLGLFIAKTIVEAHGGDIRVESTPGVGSTFTVLLPAAMSGVCRGDRGGRGERTGERKRLAQRRPTRRA; this is encoded by the coding sequence ATGTCCGAGGGCGTCCAGATACTGCTGGTGGAGGACGACCCGGCGGAGCGACGCGCCGCCGGGCGCGCGCTCGCGCAGACGGGCCGGGTGGTGACCGAGGCGGCCAGCGGCGCCGAGGCACTGGGCGTACTCCGGCGCGGCGGTGACTTCGTCGTGGTGCTCGGGCTCGCCCTCCCCGACATGGACGGGCGGGACCTGCTCGTGCGCATCGCCGCGGACCACCCCGACACTCCCGCGGTGATCGTGACCAGCGTCGACGACGTCGCGGTCGCGATCGATGCCCTGCAGTGCGGCGCGTGGGAGTACGTCGTCCGGCGCGCGGACGGGAGCCACCTGGTTCACCTTCCTGGCGTCCTCGCCCGCACCCTCGAGCGCCGCGAGCTCGTGCGCGACCGCAACCGCTGCCGCGAGGAGGTCGAGGCGCTCGCTCTCGCGCTGCGCGGGACGACCGACGGCGTCGTGGTCCTCGATCCAGGGGGCCGCGTCGCCTTCGTGAACCTCGCCCTCGCCCACGCCTGGCGGCAGCCGGAATCGACGATCGTCGGTCGTTTCCTCGGGGACTTCGTCGGCACGCCAGGTGGCCAGGCGGACCTGGGCGACGTGCTGGCGGCGGTCGGCGAGGGCGGGCGCTGGAGCGGTGAGCTCCGCACCCGGGGAATCGAGCCGCCGCAGGGCGTGTGGGACGTCACGCTCACGCCGCTCGGGTCCCCGGCTCCGGCGCCTGGCCACGCCCGCACCGCGGTCGGCATCTTCCGCGACATGAGCGAGAAGTACGCCCTCGAGCAGCTGCGCGCGGACTTCCTCTCCATGATCACGCACGACATCAAGGTGCCGCTCACGGTGATCCTGGGCTACACCGAGATGCTGACCGACCCTGAGCCGCCGCCCGACCAGATCCCGCCCGAGGTCCTGACCCGCATCCGGGAGAGCGGTGAGACGATCCACGGGCTGGTGTGCAACTTCCTGGACCTCTCACGCATCGAGGCGGGCCGCATGACGCTCGATCCCCGGCCCTTCGACCTGGCCGAGATGCTGGCCCACGCCGTCGAGCACTACGGCTCGACCGCCCGCCGTAAGGGCGTCCGGCTCGCGCTCGAGACGGAGCGGCTGCCGGCGCTGGTCGCCGACGAGTCCCAGCTCCAGCGCGTCGTGGCCAACCTGCTCGGCAACGCCATCAAGTACACTGCGGCCGGAGGCCGGGTGACGGTCAGCGCCGCGCGCCAGGACGGGCGGGTTGCCGTCGTCTTCCGCGACACGGGGCACGGCATCCCGGCCGACGAGATGCCGCATCTCTTCGAGAAGTACCGCCGCGTACGCCAGGCCAAGCGCACGGAGGGGACGGGCCTCGGCCTCTTCATCGCGAAGACGATCGTCGAGGCGCACGGCGGGGACATCCGGGTCGAGAGCACGCCGGGCGTCGGCTCGACCTTCACCGTGCTGCTGCCGGCGGCCATGTCAGGAGTCTGTCGGGGCGACCGTGGCGGGCGAGGCGAACGAACCGGGGAGCGAAAACGGCTAGCGCAGCGACGGCCGACGCGGCGTGCCTGA
- a CDS encoding LysM peptidoglycan-binding domain-containing protein, translated as MRRRIVLFLALTLVATTAWPAGKVARPRVYDLIAGGEQDYTVAPGDNLWAITGRFTMSRALLQTWNELPDVDALRPGMHLRVSNRHIAPRRGSDGIVIDIAVRTLYWFQKDALRARFPIGVGRADWATPPGHYRIVGRRQDPVWHVPPSIQAEMRAQGEKVVRDVPPGPDNPLGKYWIQLSAPGYGLHGTNAPASIGKYASHGCMRLLPEHVEFLYREGRDGTPVDIVYEPVKLARDAGRVYLEVHRDVLSGKRSELPAVLDFIEAAGLTEAVDATRVADAVARAWGTPEDVSLEPPAGPSARVVPVSDRSEAVGGTTAAATNDPGPASGVPSGTPRRPSLR; from the coding sequence ATGCGGCGGCGGATCGTTCTCTTCCTGGCGCTCACCCTGGTGGCCACGACGGCGTGGCCCGCGGGCAAGGTGGCCAGGCCGCGCGTGTACGACCTCATCGCGGGTGGCGAGCAGGACTACACGGTGGCGCCGGGCGACAACCTGTGGGCGATCACCGGCCGCTTCACCATGAGCCGCGCGCTCCTCCAGACCTGGAACGAGCTGCCGGACGTCGACGCGCTCCGCCCGGGCATGCATCTCAGGGTCTCCAACCGCCACATCGCCCCGCGCCGCGGGTCCGATGGCATCGTGATCGACATCGCGGTGCGCACCCTGTACTGGTTCCAGAAAGACGCGCTCCGCGCCCGTTTCCCGATCGGGGTGGGCCGCGCCGACTGGGCCACGCCGCCCGGGCATTACCGTATCGTCGGACGGCGGCAGGATCCGGTCTGGCATGTCCCGCCGTCGATCCAGGCGGAGATGCGGGCGCAGGGCGAGAAGGTCGTGCGCGACGTCCCACCCGGCCCCGACAACCCCCTCGGCAAGTATTGGATCCAGCTCTCCGCCCCGGGCTACGGCCTGCACGGCACGAACGCCCCGGCGAGCATCGGCAAGTACGCGAGCCACGGCTGCATGCGCCTCCTTCCCGAGCACGTCGAGTTTCTCTACCGCGAGGGGCGCGACGGCACACCGGTGGACATCGTCTACGAGCCGGTCAAGCTCGCGCGTGATGCGGGGCGGGTCTACCTCGAGGTGCACCGCGACGTGCTGAGCGGCAAGCGGAGCGAGCTGCCGGCCGTGCTCGACTTCATCGAGGCGGCCGGTCTGACCGAAGCCGTGGACGCGACGCGCGTGGCCGATGCCGTCGCGCGGGCCTGGGGCACGCCGGAGGACGTGTCGCTCGAACCGCCGGCGGGGCCGTCGGCTAGGGTCGTGCCTGTCTCGGACCGCTCGGAGGCTGTCGGGGGAACCACGGCGGCTGCGACGAACGATCCGGGGCCTGCGAGCGGCGTGCCTTCAGGCACGCCGCGTCGGCCGTCGCTGCGCTAG
- a CDS encoding helix-turn-helix transcriptional regulator, with protein sequence MSTISVPAFTRKLREVVADEPKAFAYDLGLSLSAVYNYLNGRVPATEVLFRIARYTGHPMEWFLVDEEPETAVRAGSGEVAVPASYAASGRGGEGA encoded by the coding sequence ATGAGCACCATCAGCGTCCCGGCGTTCACGAGGAAGCTCCGAGAAGTCGTGGCCGACGAGCCCAAGGCCTTCGCCTACGACCTCGGTCTCAGCCTCTCGGCCGTGTACAACTACCTGAACGGCCGGGTGCCCGCGACCGAGGTGCTGTTTCGCATCGCGCGCTACACCGGGCACCCCATGGAGTGGTTCCTGGTCGACGAGGAGCCCGAGACGGCGGTGAGGGCGGGCTCGGGGGAGGTCGCCGTGCCTGCGAGCTACGCGGCGAGCGGCCGCGGCGGCGAAGGCGCGTGA